From the Cyanobium sp. M30B3 genome, the window TGATCCCCTATGCCAGCGCGCTGACGATCGTGCTGGTGAGCCTGCTGCTGGCCCTGGAGGACCCGCGCACCGGCCTGGAGGTGCTGGCGGCGGCCATCACCGTGGGCCAGCTGGTGGACCAGGTGATCCAGCCGCGGCTGATGGGGAAGATCGTGGGCTTGCAGCCGGCCTGGCTGCTGATCAGCCTGCCGGTGGGGGCAAGGCTGGGCAGCCTGCTGGGTCTGGGTGAACTGCTGGGCCTGCTCCTGGCGGTGCCCCTGGCCAGTTGCGCCAAGACCTTCCTCGATGCCTGGGGCGCCCAGCTGCGCGCCGGTGAACCCGAGCTCAGTTCGCCTGGGGGATGACCCCCTCGGCCTGCAGGTGGGCGAGCACCTGCTCCACGCTCTCCTCCAGGCTCTGGCTGCCGGTGTCCACCTTCAGCTCGGGGTTCTCGGGGGCCTCATAGGGGCTGGAGATGCCGGTGAACTCCTTGATCTCGCCGGCGCGGGCCTTGGCGTAGAGGCCCTTGGTGTCGCGCTGCTCGCACACGCCCAGGTCGGCGGCGCAGTGGATCTCGATGAAGTCGCCTGCCGGCACCAGGGCCCGCACCTTGTCGCGGTCGGCCTTGAAGGGCGACACAAAGGCGGTGAGCGCCACCACGCCCGCATCCACGAACAATTTGGCCACCTCGCCGATGCGGCGGATGTTCTCCTCCCGGTCGGCATCGGAGAAGCCCAGGTCCTTGCAGAGTCCGTGGCGGATGTTGTCGCCATCGAGCACGTAGCAGGCCAGCCCCCTCTCGAACAGGGCGGCGTTCACAGCATTCGCCAGGGTGCTCTTGCCGGCACCGCTGAGACCGGTGAACCAGAGGATGGCGCTGCGGTGGCCTCGCTGCTGGGCCCGCTCGTCGCGGGTCACGGCCGCGTGGTGCCAGGCGATGTTGGTGCTGTTGCCCTGGCTGGTGAGCTCGCCGTAGGCGGGGTTGGCGGGGGCGGCGGTCATCGGCTCGCGGCGGAAGTGGCGCCATTGTGGCTGCCCGTCCGTCTGCTCAAAGCCCCAGCAGCAGGCCCGTCTCCGCCGCCGCCCGGAACACCAGGCCATGGCGCCGCACCAGGGCCGGCAGGGCGTCATAGCCGCCGCCGATCACCGTGGCCACCGGGATGCCCCGCCGCAGGCAGGCCTCCAGCACCATGCGGTCGCGCAGCAGCAGGCCGGTGTCGCTGAGGGCCAGTCGGCCGAGGCGATCGTCGCGGTGGGGATCGACGCCGGCGTTGTAGAGCACCAGCTCCGGCTTCACCTGCTCCAGCAGCTCGGGCAGCAGCCGGCCCACCGCCGCCAGATAGCCGTCGTCGTCGAGGCCATCGGCCAGGGGCAGGTCGTGGTCGCTGGTCTGCTTGCGCAGCGGGAAGTTGCTGGCGGCATGGGCCGAGAGGGTGAACACGCGCTGATCTCCCGCGAAGATCGCGGCGGTGCCGTCGCCCTGGTGCACGTCCAGGTCGATCACCATCAGCCGGGCCACCGCCCCCTCCGCTAGCAGCACCCGGGCCGCCACGGCCACGTCGTTGAAGATGCAGAAGCCGCTGCCGTAGTGGGGAAAGGCGTGGTGGGTGCCCCCCGCCAGGTGGCAGGCCAGCCCGTGGGCCAGGGCCAGCCGGGCCGTGAGCAGCGTGCCCCCCACCGCCAGCCAGGTGCGGCGCACCAGGGGTGTGGTGGCGGGCAGGCCGATGCGGCGCTGGGCCTGGGCCGGCAGGCGGTCCTGGGAGAAGCCCTCGTGATAGGTGCGGCTGTGCACCAGTTCCAGGGCCCGCCGGGGGATCGGCAGCGGCTGGTGCAGTTGCTCCGGCCGGGCCAGATCCAGCTGGCGCAGATGGTCGTGCAGCAGCCGGAACTTGGCCATCGGAAAGCGGTGGCTGCTGGGCAACGGCGCCGAATAGACCGGGTGATACAC encodes:
- the cysC gene encoding adenylyl-sulfate kinase gives rise to the protein MTAAPANPAYGELTSQGNSTNIAWHHAAVTRDERAQQRGHRSAILWFTGLSGAGKSTLANAVNAALFERGLACYVLDGDNIRHGLCKDLGFSDADREENIRRIGEVAKLFVDAGVVALTAFVSPFKADRDKVRALVPAGDFIEIHCAADLGVCEQRDTKGLYAKARAGEIKEFTGISSPYEAPENPELKVDTGSQSLEESVEQVLAHLQAEGVIPQAN
- a CDS encoding histone deacetylase, producing the protein MRPPLVYHPVYSAPLPSSHRFPMAKFRLLHDHLRQLDLARPEQLHQPLPIPRRALELVHSRTYHEGFSQDRLPAQAQRRIGLPATTPLVRRTWLAVGGTLLTARLALAHGLACHLAGGTHHAFPHYGSGFCIFNDVAVAARVLLAEGAVARLMVIDLDVHQGDGTAAIFAGDQRVFTLSAHAASNFPLRKQTSDHDLPLADGLDDDGYLAAVGRLLPELLEQVKPELVLYNAGVDPHRDDRLGRLALSDTGLLLRDRMVLEACLRRGIPVATVIGGGYDALPALVRRHGLVFRAAAETGLLLGL